The Candidatus Nitrosocosmicus franklandus genome contains a region encoding:
- a CDS encoding cytochrome c biogenesis protein CcdA: MTLSILSFYSLITFFSFMLLLNTNTLNADENEVVNLIAFGQTTASTQADDNNQPNQAIPKERIKGYEALSLENGKPITISNVTGKVIILNSWATWCIPCREEMPGLQQLYEEYKGSGLEIIGVSVDSFGMENRIKLFTEQMGITYPIWHDPNDFFTRTFKAIGVPESYLIDGNGNLYHQWKGQFNPISDNTKALVEDALSKVAPTFTSSRTISSSTNSTTDLGSSGSTSIERSTSVESDITTIGIPVAFAAGLLSFLSPCILPIIPSFVAFITGMSSDELLNRNNKKRNEGSSSRVGESYDSLGSDIHNRIDSKTASSGVGEELEKQESVHKRTSIKSTTFLRGCLFILGFSLVFVALGASITAIGSAFHEYSRWIEIIGGIMIILFGLNLLGILKIPGTQRDRGYKFTKRPAGHIGSLLIGMGFGAGWTPCIGPILASILTIAAVTTSMYEGILLLTVYSAGLAIPFLISALAIDKYLVTYKKLTKYMPWIHRISVALLIIMGILLLSGYLTLVTTSLAGTFPMLG; the protein is encoded by the coding sequence ATGACTCTCTCAATTCTTTCTTTTTATTCATTAATTACCTTCTTTTCTTTTATGTTGCTTTTGAACACAAACACTTTGAATGCAGATGAAAATGAAGTCGTAAATTTAATTGCATTTGGCCAAACTACGGCATCAACACAAGCTGATGATAATAATCAACCTAATCAAGCTATTCCAAAGGAACGTATAAAAGGATATGAAGCTTTGTCTTTAGAAAACGGAAAACCCATTACAATATCAAATGTTACTGGCAAAGTGATAATATTGAATTCGTGGGCCACATGGTGTATCCCTTGCAGAGAAGAAATGCCAGGACTACAACAGCTATATGAAGAATATAAGGGCAGCGGTCTAGAAATCATTGGTGTAAGCGTTGATAGTTTTGGAATGGAAAATAGGATTAAACTCTTTACTGAGCAAATGGGTATAACATATCCGATTTGGCATGATCCAAATGACTTCTTTACTAGGACATTCAAAGCTATTGGAGTACCAGAATCGTATTTAATCGATGGTAATGGGAACCTATATCATCAATGGAAAGGTCAATTCAATCCTATATCTGATAACACAAAAGCTTTGGTAGAAGATGCGCTTTCAAAAGTAGCTCCAACATTTACATCATCAAGGACAATTTCTAGTTCAACTAATTCTACTACAGATCTTGGTTCATCAGGTTCTACCAGTATTGAAAGATCTACTTCTGTCGAAAGTGACATTACCACAATAGGGATACCCGTAGCATTCGCTGCTGGTCTATTGAGTTTTCTGTCGCCATGTATTTTACCGATAATTCCAAGCTTTGTTGCCTTCATTACGGGTATGAGTTCTGACGAGTTGTTGAATAGGAACAATAAGAAAAGAAATGAAGGAAGCTCATCAAGAGTAGGTGAATCTTATGACAGTTTGGGTTCTGATATTCACAACAGGATTGATTCAAAGACCGCTTCATCTGGTGTAGGAGAAGAATTAGAAAAACAAGAATCCGTTCACAAGAGGACATCCATAAAGTCAACTACCTTTCTAAGAGGATGCTTGTTTATTCTTGGATTCTCCTTGGTTTTTGTAGCTTTAGGAGCTTCCATTACGGCAATCGGATCTGCATTTCACGAGTATAGCCGATGGATTGAAATCATAGGTGGAATTATGATTATATTATTTGGACTTAATCTTCTTGGGATTTTAAAGATACCTGGAACTCAAAGGGATCGAGGATACAAATTCACAAAGAGACCTGCTGGACACATTGGCTCTTTGTTAATAGGAATGGGATTTGGAGCAGGCTGGACTCCGTGTATTGGGCCGATACTTGCTAGTATATTGACGATTGCAGCTGTAACTACATCAATGTACGAAGGAATACTGCTGTTGACTGTCTATTCAGCCGGATTGGCTATTCCATTTCTAATATCCGCACTAGCAATTGACAAATATCTCGTGACTTACAAGAAATTAACTAAGTATATGCCATGGATTCACAGGATAAGCGTTGCGCTCTTAATAATTATGGGGATTCTATTACTCTCTGGATATCTAACTCTGGTCACAACCTCTTTGGCAGGAACATTTCCAATGTTAGGTTAG
- a CDS encoding YidH family protein: MVDDVDDKRKTDRSQQYLANERTFLSWVRTSIALIGLGFIISKFGYFLTEFRIIIYRYSVD; this comes from the coding sequence ATGGTCGACGATGTCGATGACAAACGAAAAACTGATCGCTCACAGCAGTATCTTGCAAACGAAAGGACATTTCTATCGTGGGTAAGGACTAGTATTGCGCTGATAGGCCTTGGATTCATAATATCCAAATTTGGTTACTTTTTGACAGAATTTCGAATTATAATTTATCGATATTCAGTAGACTAG
- a CDS encoding sialidase family protein codes for MKFSMAKAALLSTCFILILLLGGSQTSQTFAQQQQPQTNDTTNDYVSLIVDGDGSHGADLFVDPNTNQIYVTYIKTENDSSDLYFTKTIDENFTLSEPVRVNDKPGDVMWDGRVPPQIEVTDNGTIYTLWVSSKEAPAFAPHGFRTLKMAYSLDGGETFTPAVNVTNKDDATQAKAFQTFDIGNDGKIYVGSLNYDAQILENGTIISTDEENGTQASIAVSTDGGKTFNPTLNIDKFACECCNVNVLAASSGDVYVSWRDKFPVAPNTNPQVDPVVRDMVVARSSDGGMTFDLPNKIANDSFVFGGCVHVGAPMVEDSKGNIHVVWYTGAEDHPGIYYAYSTDKAASFSKPLPVLTGDWVPPLRSDIAVDNEDNIWITWEDSFGLTALDEKWVFENTSAMIHLGKIENGTLVNYPPVNSENGREPSIGTGNNLVAVLWNGDDSVNMSILRPDELTS; via the coding sequence ATGAAATTTTCTATGGCTAAAGCTGCCTTACTGTCTACGTGCTTTATTCTGATACTGCTTTTAGGAGGAAGTCAAACGTCTCAAACATTTGCACAACAACAACAACCGCAAACTAATGATACTACAAACGACTACGTGTCATTAATTGTTGATGGTGACGGTTCACATGGAGCCGATTTGTTTGTAGATCCAAATACCAATCAAATCTATGTTACGTATATAAAAACTGAGAATGATAGCTCAGATTTATACTTTACAAAAACCATTGATGAAAACTTTACACTTTCTGAACCTGTTAGGGTAAATGATAAACCTGGAGATGTTATGTGGGATGGCAGAGTACCACCACAAATTGAAGTTACTGATAATGGTACTATCTATACACTATGGGTATCCTCAAAAGAGGCACCTGCATTTGCTCCACATGGGTTTAGAACGCTAAAGATGGCTTATTCGTTAGATGGTGGGGAGACATTTACACCTGCGGTCAATGTAACAAACAAAGACGATGCTACCCAAGCAAAGGCTTTTCAAACATTTGACATTGGAAATGATGGCAAGATATATGTTGGATCATTAAATTACGATGCTCAAATATTAGAAAATGGAACAATTATTTCTACAGATGAAGAAAATGGGACCCAGGCTAGCATAGCTGTATCAACAGATGGCGGAAAGACTTTCAACCCCACACTAAATATAGACAAATTTGCTTGTGAATGTTGTAATGTAAATGTACTAGCTGCTTCTAGCGGTGATGTATATGTTTCATGGAGGGACAAATTTCCAGTTGCACCAAACACTAACCCACAAGTAGATCCTGTCGTAAGAGATATGGTTGTAGCACGTTCTTCTGATGGTGGTATGACCTTTGATTTACCAAATAAGATAGCAAATGATAGTTTTGTATTTGGTGGGTGCGTGCATGTAGGAGCACCAATGGTAGAAGACAGTAAAGGTAACATACATGTAGTCTGGTATACGGGAGCCGAAGATCATCCTGGAATCTACTACGCATATTCTACTGATAAGGCTGCATCTTTTAGTAAACCACTTCCGGTATTAACCGGAGACTGGGTACCTCCTCTACGATCCGATATAGCCGTGGATAACGAAGACAACATTTGGATTACTTGGGAGGACTCATTTGGACTAACTGCACTGGATGAAAAATGGGTATTTGAAAATACATCCGCGATGATACATTTGGGAAAAATTGAAAATGGTACTTTAGTTAATTATCCGCCAGTCAATTCTGAGAACGGTCGTGAGCCTTCCATCGGCACGGGCAATAATTTAGTTGCCGTACTTTGGAACGGTGACGATTCAGTCAATATGTCGATACTGAGACCAGATGAACTAACGAGTTAA
- a CDS encoding class I SAM-dependent methyltransferase, whose amino-acid sequence MSTFDPNQFKEGQRQGWNNVADGWLKWWNITETAGKSLTKRLIELAGIKQGSKILDIATGIGEPSITAAQLVGENGHVLAIDISPQMLAVAKQRSISMGLQDVMDFREGDAETINLPSSTFDAALCRFGLMFLPNVKAGLSNIHNSLVNDGIFAAAVWASPDKVPFISLPFNVLLKETNSPPPPMNAPGPFSLSDEKLLKEYINSSGFKDVTIERQDMIFNFKSAEEFTNFVCETASPVQVILSKQSEERRKKLLQAITEAAVNSNVDKNSGSISFSNEVICIVGTKQ is encoded by the coding sequence ATGTCAACTTTTGATCCCAATCAGTTTAAGGAAGGTCAACGTCAAGGTTGGAATAATGTAGCAGATGGATGGCTAAAGTGGTGGAATATAACCGAGACAGCAGGTAAAAGTCTCACTAAACGGTTGATAGAACTTGCAGGGATAAAACAAGGTTCAAAGATTCTTGATATAGCCACTGGTATAGGAGAACCATCTATAACAGCAGCACAACTAGTAGGGGAAAATGGACATGTATTGGCCATAGATATATCCCCTCAAATGCTGGCAGTTGCAAAACAGAGGTCTATATCTATGGGTTTACAAGATGTGATGGATTTCAGGGAAGGGGATGCAGAAACTATTAACTTGCCATCTTCCACCTTTGACGCAGCTCTCTGTAGATTTGGCCTCATGTTTTTACCTAACGTCAAAGCAGGATTATCAAACATTCACAATTCATTGGTAAATGACGGAATATTTGCTGCAGCGGTTTGGGCTTCTCCTGATAAGGTTCCGTTTATTTCACTACCTTTTAATGTATTATTGAAGGAAACTAACAGCCCGCCACCTCCAATGAATGCACCTGGTCCTTTCAGTCTATCTGATGAAAAATTACTAAAAGAATATATTAACAGCTCGGGATTCAAAGATGTTACTATTGAAAGACAGGATATGATCTTTAACTTCAAGTCAGCAGAAGAATTTACAAATTTTGTATGTGAAACAGCGTCTCCAGTTCAGGTAATACTATCCAAGCAATCAGAAGAAAGAAGAAAAAAGTTACTGCAAGCTATAACTGAAGCAGCAGTAAATAGCAATGTTGATAAAAATTCAGGTTCAATAAGTTTTAGTAACGAAGTCATATGTATTGTAGGAACAAAACAATAG